A stretch of DNA from Yoonia sp. G8-12:
CCCTAGTACGAGAGGACCGGGGTGAACGATCCACTGGTGGATCTGTTGTCGTGCCAACGGCAGTGCAGAGTAGCTATGATCGGACAGGATAACCGCTGAAGGCATCTAAGCGGGAAGCCCCCTTCAAAACAAGATATCCCTGAGAGCCGAGGTAGACCACCTCGTCGATAGGCCAGAGATGTAAGCGGTGTAAGCCGTTCAGTTGACTGGTACTAATTGCTCGATAGGCTTGATTTGATCCAGTAATAGTAAGACTGGAAAAAATCAAAGTTCATACACACACAATCATCAGTATACGATGATCAAGGAACAACGCGTCATGTGCATACATGGCAAGCTGATGTTTTGTACTTCTTTTTTGGTTTGGTGATCATAGCGCGAGCAAAACACCCGATCCCATCCCGAACTCGGCAGTTAAGTGCCGCAGCGCTGATGGTACTGCGTCTTAAGACGTGGGAGAGTAAGTCATTGCCAAACCTAATAAGAAGTACAAGTTGTCTCTCTAACACGATGCACCTCAAATACGACAACATGAGGTGCGCCAATTGGCGCGGGATGGAGCAGCCCGGTAGCTCGTCAGGCTCATAACCTGAAGGTCGTAGGTTCAAATCCTACTCCCGCAACCAACTTAACCGAACCGTTACTCATAAAGACTTCGGCCTCCGGCTGGACCAAGCTCACCAGGGCCGTGATCGCACCGTCTAAAGTGACGCGTCCTCCTTCGTCCCTCTCGTGAACCGTCACCGCAGTGATGAGCACACGAATGGTCTCCAACGCAGCGGGCCGGATCTCTGGATTGGCCCGTGTATGCGATAATTCCGCCACTTTCCGACTTTACATCTCACTCAATTGCGGATGCAGTCGCACCGGCGACGGGGAGGCGCCGCCAGTCTTGCGTATCCGGCCGCCAACTGTGCTTCCATATCCTCCAGCTTAGTCTTCTGACCTGCTGTGCATTTGGTATCAAAGTAAGAAAAAATACGTTCAGGAGAGAACCAAAAATTCTTCAGACACTTGGATTTCTCCTAGGCGCTGACGTCAGACAAAAACGGCTTTTCCCAGCAAAACTGGTAAAGCAAAACTAAACAGGGACCAGTTGTATTTTGACGTTTGCGATTGCAATAGCATCTTTGGGTTCAATAACCTGCCAGAACCCGGGCTTAATCGGGCGCCCATTCAAGTAGGTTTTATTACTTGATCCGCGCCCGCCCCCGTAATCCTTAATCTCCCATCCGCGCGTGCCCGAGCGTATCAAAGCGTGTTGATTGGAAACGCGCTCTTCGCTGTCGAGGGTCAGGTTTGACCAAGCCGGATCGCGGCCAATTGTGATCAACTGCTTTTCCTTGTAGCCGGGCAGACGATCGACAACGTGACTTGTTCCCGCGTAATGGCCGTTAAGAACTTGTATCTTCCAGTTCCGCGTGGCGCTTAACCGGCCTGGAGCCAAAGGAGAAGCCCAGGCGAGCCCATTTTTTTCATCATGCCTATCGAGTCCGCTTACCCGCATTCCAGAAAAACCCAGGGTCACAAATTTGCGCATGCCACGCTTTGTCAACTGCGCCATCGTGGGCACTTCGCCGCCACGTTGCCTCAGCTCCATCATCAGGCACATCCGCCCGAATGTGCGGCCTCCCAAAAGGATTTCGGTGACAAACCAATACATTATCAATAGTAAGACAAAGCTCATGATGCCGATAATAGCTTCAACAGCGCCCCGTAGATTAGCATCCAATCGCATCGTCGCAGTTGCCAACCAAGGTGAGGCCAAATCAATCAGTGCAATCATGAGTGGGCCCAAAATCTGCATCGCCACCAATATCAACATTCCGTCCAAAAAGGATGCTGCCCAGAGCAACTTGTTCGATGCGTCAGGCGCTAAAATTGCCCGTGTTGCAAGTCTTGCTGTCATCAGATCACACTCAGATGAATAACAAGTGCACCGACAAAAGTGATCCCTGCAAAAATCGCAATCAAGAGCGCTCGGTCAGCAACCATGGTGGCGTTGCCGTAATTGCGTTCGGCGCGCAATTGAAAGACCAAGAGCCACAAAATCAGAGCCATTCCAACAAGTACGAATAACAGGAACTCTGGCAACTGAGGGCGAGCAGTCGCAAGCCCATCTGCAACCACCAACAACAAGAGTGCCCAGATGATCGAAACGATTGCTGCGATTACCACAGTGCCATGTGCGTTGCGTTTTGTAATCTGAGCAATGAAATAGCCAAGCCCCCAACCCAAGACGGCGGCGATTGCGACCAATAACAAAAGACGCAATGGAAAGCTTAGAGGACTACTGCTGCCAGCGGTACTCTCAAGCGATTGATACCCAAACAATAGAGCCGGGATGGGAAGGACGAGTGCGCCGATCTGAACCACGAACATCAAGATCTGAATGACGTTTGCAGCAAAGTTAATCGGCTCAGTTGCCCGGTTAAAACTTTGCGCTGAAACCAGCTTGGAAAACTTCATAAATAATCCCCAAAATGTGCGGCTTGATGGAACAAATAACGTGAACAATATAAGAGCACGATCAGAGGTTGTCCGCCAAGGAGAAAACCAATTTGTTCTAAGTTATTGATTTAAATTTATTAGAATGGTTTACCGATCGGCATATTGTTGCTTATCATTGTTCAGTGAGCATTTGGCGGCTAATCGATTCTCATGCCGCTACATTATGATTTGGAGTATATTAATGCGGATTCGCAAAACCTTTGTTGCAACCACGGCATGCGTAGCATTCTTTCTTTCAGGTTGTGATGAAGCAGCAATGAACTCAATGGGTGCAAGCACCAATGGTGCATCTTCGGCGTCATCATCCGCTACTGTCGCACGTGGTAAAACAGCAGAAGAACGCGCATTGGAGCGCGAAGTTGCCAGCCTAAACCGTCAAACTCGCGACATTATTGTGTCCAACACAGTTCAAGGTGCTCTTGCTGGGGCTGCAGTGGGCTGCGTGATGGC
This window harbors:
- a CDS encoding FHA domain-containing protein, whose amino-acid sequence is MTARLATRAILAPDASNKLLWAASFLDGMLILVAMQILGPLMIALIDLASPWLATATMRLDANLRGAVEAIIGIMSFVLLLIMYWFVTEILLGGRTFGRMCLMMELRQRGGEVPTMAQLTKRGMRKFVTLGFSGMRVSGLDRHDEKNGLAWASPLAPGRLSATRNWKIQVLNGHYAGTSHVVDRLPGYKEKQLITIGRDPAWSNLTLDSEERVSNQHALIRSGTRGWEIKDYGGGRGSSNKTYLNGRPIKPGFWQVIEPKDAIAIANVKIQLVPV